The Rubripirellula tenax genome contains the following window.
GCCTGCTGGTGTACTGGCTGGCATTGATGTTCTGCAACTGGAGGCTGATTTGGATCGAGCATGGTTGGTCTTCCATCGCTTGAATTCTACGCTATGAAAGAGCCTACAAATGCGAATGGGATCGCGACACAGTTTAGAAAAGTACCGCAAAAACTTTTTGCAAGAAAGTTTGCAGAGTTGCCGTCATCCTGAGTTCAGATCGACGCTAATAGATAGGAGTGCACATCTTTCTGCTCGATCGGTTTGAAAATGATTTCCCAAGTTCACCTGCCTGACAAGGTAATTGCTTTCTTCATCATCGTGGCAGTGGTCAGTGTGGCTGTCCTTGTGATAATCGGGTTTTCGGTTCGGAAGGCTTCCAAAAGAATGGGGCTTGCGAATTCAATTGCGGACTGTCTCGGCATTTTTGTGCCGATCTTGCTCGTCATCTTTTTGATCGGGGGACTACTTATCTTTGACCAGAATCAGCCGCTACCAGTTGAGCAGTACCAACCGAATGACATTCCGCAGTATGAACAGGAAATGCAGCAAGAAATGGAAATGCAATCCATGAACCTGCGGGAGGATTGAGTCATGCACCTCTGTCGCCGTCCCGCTATCGCAACTTTCCTTGTCGCGCTAATCCTTGTCGGTTACCAGCGACGAACGGCACGGGCCGCTAGCGTTATGCCGAGAATCATGACTGATTCTGTTGCCTCATCAAAGGCGTACGCAAAGTGACTTTTCGTAATTATCTACTGACAGCTTTTTGTTGGCTGCCGATGTTGACTGGCTGCGGACGCTCGACGCCGACAACCGACCAAGCCAACGTAGCGATCCTCAGGCCGACCGTCGTGCTGCAGTCCCTCGATGAGGTTCCACGCATGTCGGCTGATCCTGTCCAGATTGCGTTATCGCCCGATGGCAGTCGTGTGGTGGCGGTCGCTCCGACCGTTGCCGGGGACAATCTTGTCGTCTGGGACTCGCGTTCGGGAAGCATCGGGGATGTCCCATTCGTTGTTGAAACTCTTGATGGTCTCTCTGGTGAAAACGTAGGTATTTGGGTTTGAGTTTGCAACAAGCTCGCCCCTCCTGACTTCGCCGTAGGCGAAGTCAGGAGGGGCGAAGACGGTTTACTCGGGATTGGCTGGTGGGCGTGCGAGGGCCACGATGAGTGCGGGCAATGACGAGTGGCCGGAGATTCGGCGGAAGCCTTTCTCGGCCTCTAGCAACGCATACGAATGCCAGCGACTTGCTTGATCGGTCTCTGCTCGAAATCGCGTCACGCGGCCGAGCTTGCGACGTGTGTTCAAGAACGAATTCTCGATCGCATTGGTGCTCAGTAGCGAGCGGTGAAGCGTGCTGGGCACGTTCAAACGATGCAACGCTAAGAGGTCATCACCGGCTTCGTGCAGACTCCGATACGCTTCGGCGTTGATCGGTTTCAGAAACGCTTTGAGCTCACCAAAGACCTCTTGGGCAGCTTCGATCCCTTGAACGCTGCGAAGACGTGTGAACAGACGTGCTAGCTCGCCCCAATGACGCTTCGAGAGCTTGCCCTTGATGTTACGTTCCTTGTGGACCAAGCAACGCTGGATGACGGCGTCGGCAAAAAACTCAACGACCGCACCGCGAAGGGCATCACTGCCATCGAGAATGACGTACAAGCGATGCTCGCAGGTGAAACCACGCTTGACGATTCGGCTCATCAGTTCACGAGAAACTTCCAAGTTTTCGCTACTGCCCAACGCAAAGTCCAGGACATGCTTGCGGCCTTCGCTGTCGATCCCAAGTGCCGCCACGGCCGTCTGATCTTTGCTCAAACGAATGCCGTCAAGCATCAACGCACACCAAGTGGCACCGCGAAGATCTTTGGCTCGCAGTTGCTCGACAAACTTGCTTCCCGCTTCCTGCCAAAGCCAGGAAACATTCGACCGTTTGACACCGGGAGAATTCGGCTTGATCTCTTCAACGCCGCGAGTGCTCACACCCGAGACGATCGCTTGGACAATCTGTGCCTGCAGCTGCTGAGGGTCTTTGGCAGCACGGTACGTGGCCAGCTCGACTTCGTCAGTGGAACCGTCACCCGACTTCTGGCGAACTCGAGGCCGGACGACGTCTTCGCGTTCGCCTTCGTAGAGCACGCGACCTGAACTCGATCCGGCGCGATAGTGATCGCTTGGCGATGGATCGTGCTTGGGGCCGCACAGCTCAGTGACTTCGGCGGCCATGACTTCACAGATCATCTCACGCACGTGACCCCGCAAGAAGTCGCGAAAGACCTGTCCGGTTTCAGCTGCCGAAACTTGCCCCAGTGATTCCAAAAGATTAGCTTCATTGATGATGGTCTCCCCGTCGGTTGCAGCCGACGAAAATTGAAAAGTTGCGAAGGGCAGATTCTGCCCCTCGGGAGACCATCTTTCAACTTTCAACAATTATTGGGACGCTTCCAAACCGGACAGCGATCGTGCATCCGCTGGTAGGCCGGATAAGAATCCTGAAAGAATCCTGAAAGAATCCAGGGTCGCGAATGTCCAGGCTGACGCTCGGGATACCTGCGTCGATCAACAATGGATAAGATTTGCCCACGAACGCCCCTCGGAAATCAGAAAAACGGATATTGGAGCAGAATTCTCGCAAAAAAGGTTCTTGCCGTGGGAAGTAATCGCGTTGCAGATGCAGCGAAACTGCCGCGAGACCGCCACCGCTGAAGCCCCGTTGATCCGTCGACCATTTCTTTCGTCTTTTCTGCCGTCGTCATGTGCAACGCCGAGATCGTTCGCTACTTTGCCCTTTCTCAGCCCAAGCTGCGCGCATTCATTCGGTCGATGGTATTCAATCCATCGGACGTCGACGACATTTTGCAGGAAGTCGCTGTGATCGCGATCGAGAACTCGCACCGATTTGACGCGTCGAGATCGATCGATGCTTGGGTGTTTGGAATTACTCGCAATCGAATCTTAAAGCACTTTGAGAGTCACAAGCGGCAAAACCTTTGCTTCTCCACGGAGTTAGTCGACGCATTGACCCAGGCTGCCGAGGTGGACACGGACAGCCACGATTCGCTGGAGGCCTTGCACGGCTGCCTGGAAAAAATCGAACAGCCGCATCGGGATTTGCTAATCAAACGGCACGAGCCCGGGGTCACCGCGCGGCAATTGGCCAGAGAGATCGGATACACCGACACGCGGATGAGCCGATTGCTTCAGACGCTTTACGCGAGATTGATGAACTGCGTGCAAAACGAAATTTCGGGTGTCGCATGAAGAGGTCCGAGAGCGCGTCGAAGCATCTTCTGTTTTTGTTCGGCAAGGTTCGCGACGAAACGATTTCCTCGCAGGAGCTTGCCGAATTGGAATCAACGCTGCTGGCGGATCCAGCCGCGATGAAGCTTTACCGCCGGTTCATGGCGCTGTGCTCGGGTCTGGAGCAAATCGCAAGGATGCAGTCGGATTCAGGATCGGAGGCCGCGGCGAACTTTGGCGCCAGTCTCTCTGACGACGAGACTTTCGATTGGGCCAATGAGCTACCGCCCGTGGTCGGACAGCTCCCAATCGCTCCGCGTCCGGCTCCGCCTGTTCTGGTTCAATCCGCGAAGCCAAGTCTTTCGCCTCTTCGTCCCGCTCGCAAGACTGTCATCAGCGTCGGCGCGATGGCCTGCATCGCCGCGACGCTAGTGTTCGTTTTGATCCGCTTCGGAAGACCGAGTACGGCATCGACTTACGCGACCCTCGTCGACTCTCACCAGCCGGTATGGTCGGGCGGTCGGCAAGTTCA
Protein-coding sequences here:
- a CDS encoding IS256 family transposase; amino-acid sequence: MLKVERWSPEGQNLPFATFQFSSAATDGETIINEANLLESLGQVSAAETGQVFRDFLRGHVREMICEVMAAEVTELCGPKHDPSPSDHYRAGSSSGRVLYEGEREDVVRPRVRQKSGDGSTDEVELATYRAAKDPQQLQAQIVQAIVSGVSTRGVEEIKPNSPGVKRSNVSWLWQEAGSKFVEQLRAKDLRGATWCALMLDGIRLSKDQTAVAALGIDSEGRKHVLDFALGSSENLEVSRELMSRIVKRGFTCEHRLYVILDGSDALRGAVVEFFADAVIQRCLVHKERNIKGKLSKRHWGELARLFTRLRSVQGIEAAQEVFGELKAFLKPINAEAYRSLHEAGDDLLALHRLNVPSTLHRSLLSTNAIENSFLNTRRKLGRVTRFRAETDQASRWHSYALLEAEKGFRRISGHSSLPALIVALARPPANPE
- a CDS encoding sigma-70 family RNA polymerase sigma factor, producing MCNAEIVRYFALSQPKLRAFIRSMVFNPSDVDDILQEVAVIAIENSHRFDASRSIDAWVFGITRNRILKHFESHKRQNLCFSTELVDALTQAAEVDTDSHDSLEALHGCLEKIEQPHRDLLIKRHEPGVTARQLAREIGYTDTRMSRLLQTLYARLMNCVQNEISGVA